One stretch of Kluyveromyces marxianus DMKU3-1042 DNA, complete genome, chromosome 8 DNA includes these proteins:
- the NOP2 gene encoding rRNA (cytosine-C5-)-methyltransferase NOP2, with protein sequence MGSRRLKHMQAAPPSLEEFQAKKERNQQRKEKKTKRPADGERSEDKRVNKKVKKSKSKKSQEDEEEAEQLSKLKEAEKDLPEVDLKELAAAKKTLFDDDEEDEGEDEDEDLKDEFDLEQEYENDEDEDVQERPLFSDDEDADIEDLNAANMEALSMKLDEEAQLEQEEAEAELVEGDKMQPRAEVLPTPEQEAIEAQGPPDLTAVRTRMIEIVKVLEDFKQLGAEGKSRAEYVDRLLKDICQYFGYTPFLAEKLFNLFSPAEAMEFFEANEIARPVTIRTNTLKTRRRDLAQTLVNRGVNLQPIGTWTKVGLQIFDSQVPIGATPEYLAGHYILQAASSFLPVIALDPQENERILDMAAAPGGKTTYISALMKNTGCVFANDANKARTKSLIANIHRLGCTNTIVCNYDAREFPKVIGGFDRILLDAPCSGTGVIGKDQSVKVSRTEKDFMQIPHLQKQLLLSAIDSVDCNSKTGGVIVYSTCSVAVEENEAVVDYALRKRPNVKLVETKLAIGKEGFTSFRGKTFHPSVKLTRRYYPHTYNVDGFFVAKFQKIGPSKFDDNQASAKEKEAAARQEALEEGIIKDDFASFDDEDDKKYIEKSKKVSLLKKGINPHSKKPAHSKSDKE encoded by the coding sequence ATGGGTAGCAGGCGTTTGAAACATATGCAAGCAGCTCCTCCATCTTTGGAGGAGTTCCAAGCTAAGAAGGAGAGAAATCaacaaaggaaagaaaagaagacaaagagACCTGCAGATGGTGAGCGTTCTGAGGACAAGCGTGTGAAtaagaaggtgaagaagagtaaATCTAAGAAGAGCCAggaagatgaggaggaAGCTGAACAGTTGAGCAAGTTGAAGGAAGCTGAAAAGGATTTACCTGAAGTTGATTTGAAGGAGTTGGCAGCAGCCAAGAAGACCTTGTTTGATgacgatgaggaagatgagggtgaagatgaagatgaggattTGAAGGATGAGTTTGACTTGGAACAAGAATATGAGaatgatgaggatgaggatgtGCAAGAACGCCCATTGTTTTCAGATGATGAGGACGCAGACATTGAAGATTTGAATGCTGCTAACATGGAAGCTTTGTCCATGAAGTTGGACGAAGAGGCTCAGttagaacaagaagaagctgaagctgaaTTAGTTGAAGGTGACAAAATGCAACCAAGAGCTGAGGTTTTGCCAACTCCTGAGCAAGAAGCTATTGAGGCCCAAGGTCCTCCAGATCTAACAGCTGTCAGAACACGTATGATTGAAATTGTCAAGGTGTTGGAAGATTTCAAGCAACTAGGAGCTGAAGGTAAGTCTAGAGCTGAATATGTTGATAGATTACTAAAGGATATATGCCAATACTTTGGTTACACACCATTTTTGGCTGAGAAGTTGTTCAACCTCTTTTCGCCAGCTGAAGCTATGGAATTCTTTGAAGCTAACGAAATCGCAAGACCTGTAACTATCAGAACTAACACActaaaaacaagaagaagagatttGGCTCAAACTTTAGTTAACCGTGGTGTCAACTTGCAGCCTATTGGTACTTGGACCAAGGTTGGTTTGCAAATCTTTGATTCTCAAGTTCCAATTGGTGCCACTCCAGAATATTTGGCTGGTCACTATATTCTACAAGCGGcttcttccttccttccaGTCATTGCATTGGACCCTCAAGAAAACGAACGTATTCTAGATATGGCTGCTGCTCCAGGTGGTAAGACTACTTATATCTCTGCCTTGATGAAAAATACTGGTTGTGTGTTTGCTAACGATGCTAACAAGGCAAGAACTAAGTCTTTGATTGCTAATATTCATCGTCTAGGGTGCACCAACACCATCGTATGTAACTACGATGCCCGTGAGTTCCCTAAGGTTATTGGTGGTTTCGATagaattcttcttgatgCGCCATGTTCCGGTACAGGTGTTATTGGTAAGGATCAAAGTGTTAAAGTCTCTCGTACCGAGAAGGATTTCATGCAAATCCCACATCTACAGAAGCAACTTTTATTGTCTGCTATCGACTCTGTGGACTGTAATTCTAAAACAGGTGGTGTCATCGTGTATTCTACATGTTCTGTTGCCgtagaagaaaatgaagctGTTGTAGATTATGCGCTAAGGAAGAGACCAAATGTTAAATTAGTCGAAACTAAATTGGCTATCGGTAAGGAAGGTTTCACCAGCTTTAGAGGTAAGACTTTCCACCCAAGTGTGAAATTGACTAGAAGATACTACCCACATACCTATAACGTTGatggtttctttgttgCCAAGTTCCAAAAGATCGGTCCATCTAAGTTTGATGATAACCAAGCCAGTgcaaaggaaaaggaagctGCTGCTAGACAAGAagctcttgaagaaggtattATCAAGGATGATTTCGCAAGCttcgatgatgaagatgacaaGAAGTACATTGAGAAATCTAAGAAGGTCAGTCTTCTCAAGAAGGGTATCAATCCACACAGCAAAAAACCAGCTCACTCCAAATCTGATAAAGAGTAG